One Equus quagga isolate Etosha38 chromosome 5, UCLA_HA_Equagga_1.0, whole genome shotgun sequence genomic window carries:
- the CSF3R gene encoding granulocyte colony-stimulating factor receptor isoform X2 yields the protein MALSLVGAEALDSLKALRSGNPEAEEGDIVATSPSPSQTPQAGRLPGPPQLPSPAPSWEEGAAHARGPCKGGKEAGQVLQSTAPEPVRAEPLTTGLGTEAPAAVFRNCLEEESRERGGQAAAGCRLLREPQAGRMAGLGTRNLIRAALVILLLPGSLEECGRIKVSAPIVRLGDPITASCIINQNCSHLGPEAQILWKLGAELQPGGRQQRLADGTQESTITLPHLNHSQALLSCCLRWGNSLQILDQAELQAGYPPATPHNLSCAMNLTTSSLICQWEPGPDTHLPTNFTLKSFKSRRGCQTQEDPITNCVPESGQSRCSIPRKHLQLYQNMSIWVQVENALGTSVSPQLCLVPMDVVKLEPPTLWALDPKTEVVPLQPGCLRLRWEPWKPGLYIEQKCELRHQPQLGETSWALVGPLPSRTLQHELCGLLPSTAYALQMRCTRWPLPGLWSNWSPSLELTTAQRAPIVRLDTWWRQRQLDPRTVDVQLFWKPTPLEEDSGQIQGYLVSWRPSGQAEAVPPLCNTTELNCTFHLPSEAREVVLKAYNTAGTSRPTPVVFLESRGPPLGRLHTMARDPHSLWVGWEPPNPQPRGYVIEWGLGPPSPSGSHQTWRMEHNGSIAGTLLQENIRPFQLYAITVTPLYQDTKGPSQLIYAYSQETAPSRAPELHLKHIGKTWAKLEWVPEAPELGKSPLTHYTIFWTNAQDQSFSTVLNASSHDFVLHGLEPASLYHVHLMAASRAGATNSTSLTLMTLALEESELHTLLGLFGLLLLFICLCGAVRLCCRPSRKNALWPSVPDPAHSSLGSWVPTIMAEETFQLPSLCDASMPPITKITVLEEEEKKPGPWESSDSSGTCGLPTLVQAYVLQGDPRAASTPPEPQSGTSNQVLYGQVLGSPTSPGPGHYLRCDSTQPLLGGLTPSPKCYENLWFQTSPLGTSEPLVPNQEDDCVFGPLLDFPLLQGLRINGVEGLGGF from the exons ATGGCACTCAGCCTGGTTGGAGCCGAGGCCCTGGACAGCCTCAAAGCTTTGAGGTCAGGAAATccggaggcagaggagggggacaTCGTTGCCacatcccccagcccctctcaGACCCCTCAGGCAGGAAGGCTGCCCGGGCCTCCACAGCTTCCCTCCCCGGCTCCTTcctgggaggaaggggctgcCCATGCGCGGGGACCGtgcaagggagggaaggaggctgggcaGGTGTTGCAATCCACCGCCCCTGAGCCTGTCAGAGCTGAGCCATTAACGacagggctggggacagaggcccCGGCGGCTGTTTTCAGGAACTGCCTtgaagaggagagcagagagcgGGGAGGCCAGGCGGCTGCGGGCTGCAGGCTCCTAC gtGAGCCCCAAGCTGGCAGGATGGCGGGGCTGGGAACCCGGAACCTGATCAGAGCTGCCCTGGTCATCCTACTACTCCCCGGAA GCCTGGAGGAGTGCGGCCGCATCAAGGTCTCAGCCCCCATCGTCCGCCTGGGGGATCCCATCACGGCCTCCTGCATCATCAACCAGAACTGCAGCCACCTGGGCCCAGAGGCACAGATTCTGTGGAAACTGGGAGCAGAGCTTCAACCTGGGGGCAGGCAGCAGCGTCTGGCGGATGGGACCCAGGAATCTACCATCACCTTGCCCCACCTCAACCACTCTCAGGcccttctctcctgctgcctgCGCTGGGGCAACAGCCTGCAGATCCTGGACCAGGCGGAGCTGCAGGCGGGCT ACCCTCCCGCCACGCCCCACAACCTGTCTTGTGCCATGAACCTCACAACCAGCAGCCTCATCTGCCAGTGGGAGCCAGGACCCGACACCCACCTGCCCACCAACTTCACTCTTAAGAGTTTCAA GAGCCGGCGTGGATGCCAGACCCAAGAGGACCCCATCACCAACTGCGTGCCTGAGAGCGGGCAGAGCCGCTGCTCCATCCCACGCAAACACCTGCAGCTGTACCAGAACATGAGCATCTGGGTGCAGGTGGAGAATGCGCTGGGAACAAGCGTGTCCCCACAGCTGTGCCTGGTTCCCATGGATGTTG TGAAACTGGAGCCCCCCACACTGTGGGCCCTGGACCCCAAGACTGAGGTGGTTCCACTCCAGCCAGGCTGCCTGCGGTTGCGCTGGGAGCCATGGAAGCCAGGCCTGTACATAGAACAGAAGTGTGAGCTGCGCCATCAGCCACAGCTTGGAGAAACCAGCTGGGCCCTG GTAggccccctgccctccaggacccTCCAGCATGAGCTCTGCGGGCTCCTCCCATCCACAGCCTACGCCCTGCAGATGCGCTGCACCCGCTGGCCCCTGCCTGGCCTCTGGAGCAACTGGAGCCCCAGCCTGGAGCTGACCACCGCACAACGGG CCCCCATCGTCAGACTGGACACATGGTGGCGGCAGAGGCAGCTGGACCCCAGGACGGTGGATGTGCAGCTGTTCTGGAAG CCAACACCCCTGGAGGAGGACAGCGGGCAGATCCAGGGGTACCTGGTCTCCTGGAGAccctcaggccaggctgaggcagtcCCACCCCTCTGCAACACCACGGAGCTAAACTGCACCTTCCACTTGCCTTCAGAAGCCCGGGAGGTGGTCCTTAAGGCCTATAACACAGCTGGGACCTCTCGTCCCACCCCAGTGGTCTTCTTGGAAAGCAGAG GCCCACCTCTGGGCAGACTCCATACCATGGCCCGAGACCCTCACAGCCTCTGGGTGGGCTGGGAGCCCCCCAACCCTCAGCCTCGGGGCTATGTGATCGAGTGGGGCCTGGGTCCCCCCAGCCCCAGCGGCAGCCATCAGACCTGGAGGATGGAACATAACGGAAGCATCGCAGGGACCCTGCTGCAGG AGAACATCAGGCCCTTTCAGCTCTATGCGATCACTGTGACCCCCCTGTACCAGGACACCAAGGGACCCTCCCAGCTCATCTATGCCTACTCCCAGGAGACAG CCCCCTCCCGTGCCCCAGAGCTGCATCTAAAGCACATTGGCAAGACGTGGGCCAAGTTGGAGTGGGTGCCCGAGGCCCCTGAGCTGGGGAAGAGCCCCCTTACCCACTACACCATCTTCTGGACCAATGCTCAGGACCAGTCCTTCT CCACTGTTCTGAATGCCTCCTCCCATGATTTTGTCCTCCATGGCCTGGAACCTGCCAGCCTGTACCACGTCCACCTCATGGCTGCCAGCCGGGCAGGGGCCACTAACAGCACAAGCCTCACCCTGATGACCTTGGCCTTAG AGGAGTCTGAGCTGCACACCCTCCTGGGTCTGTTTGGGCTCCTGCTCTTGTTCATCTGCCTCTGTGGGGCTGTCCGGCTCTGCTGCAGACCCAG CAGGAAGAATGCCCTCTGGCCAAGTGTCCCAGACCCAGcccacagcagcctgggctcCTGGGTGCCTACCATCATGGCGGAG GAGACCTTCCAGCTGCCCAGCCTTTGTGATGCCAGCATGCCACCCATCACCAAGATCACagtgctggaggaggaagagaagaagccagggccctgggagtcCAGTGACAGCTCAGGGACCTGTGGCCTCCCCACCCTGGTCCAGGCCTACGTGCTCCAGGGGGACCCAAGAGCCGCTTCCACCCCGCCCGAGCCCCAGTCTGGCACCAGTAACCAAGTCCTCTACGGGCAGGTGCTGGGCAGCCCCACAAGCCCGGGGCCAGGGCACTACCTCCGCTGCgactccacccagcccctcttGGGgggcctcacccccagccccaagTGCTATGAGAACCTCTGGTTCCAGACCAGCCCCCTAGGGACCTCAGAACCCCTAGTCCCAAACCAGGAGGACGACTGTGTCTTTGGGCCACTGCTTGACTTCCCCCTCTTGCAGGGTCTCCGGATCAACggggtggaggggctggggggcttCTAG
- the CSF3R gene encoding granulocyte colony-stimulating factor receptor isoform X1: MALSLVGAEALDSLKALRSGNPEAEEGDIVATSPSPSQTPQAGRLPGPPQLPSPAPSWEEGAAHARGPCKGGKEAGQVLQSTAPEPVRAEPLTTGLGTEAPAAVFRNCLEEESRERGGQAAAGCRLLREPQAGRMAGLGTRNLIRAALVILLLPGSLEECGRIKVSAPIVRLGDPITASCIINQNCSHLGPEAQILWKLGAELQPGGRQQRLADGTQESTITLPHLNHSQALLSCCLRWGNSLQILDQAELQAGYPPATPHNLSCAMNLTTSSLICQWEPGPDTHLPTNFTLKSFKSRRGCQTQEDPITNCVPESGQSRCSIPRKHLQLYQNMSIWVQVENALGTSVSPQLCLVPMDVVKLEPPTLWALDPKTEVVPLQPGCLRLRWEPWKPGLYIEQKCELRHQPQLGETSWALVGPLPSRTLQHELCGLLPSTAYALQMRCTRWPLPGLWSNWSPSLELTTAQRAPIVRLDTWWRQRQLDPRTVDVQLFWKPTPLEEDSGQIQGYLVSWRPSGQAEAVPPLCNTTELNCTFHLPSEAREVVLKAYNTAGTSRPTPVVFLESRGPPLGRLHTMARDPHSLWVGWEPPNPQPRGYVIEWGLGPPSPSGSHQTWRMEHNGSIAGTLLQENIRPFQLYAITVTPLYQDTKGPSQLIYAYSQETAAPSRAPELHLKHIGKTWAKLEWVPEAPELGKSPLTHYTIFWTNAQDQSFSTVLNASSHDFVLHGLEPASLYHVHLMAASRAGATNSTSLTLMTLALEESELHTLLGLFGLLLLFICLCGAVRLCCRPSRKNALWPSVPDPAHSSLGSWVPTIMAEETFQLPSLCDASMPPITKITVLEEEEKKPGPWESSDSSGTCGLPTLVQAYVLQGDPRAASTPPEPQSGTSNQVLYGQVLGSPTSPGPGHYLRCDSTQPLLGGLTPSPKCYENLWFQTSPLGTSEPLVPNQEDDCVFGPLLDFPLLQGLRINGVEGLGGF, translated from the exons ATGGCACTCAGCCTGGTTGGAGCCGAGGCCCTGGACAGCCTCAAAGCTTTGAGGTCAGGAAATccggaggcagaggagggggacaTCGTTGCCacatcccccagcccctctcaGACCCCTCAGGCAGGAAGGCTGCCCGGGCCTCCACAGCTTCCCTCCCCGGCTCCTTcctgggaggaaggggctgcCCATGCGCGGGGACCGtgcaagggagggaaggaggctgggcaGGTGTTGCAATCCACCGCCCCTGAGCCTGTCAGAGCTGAGCCATTAACGacagggctggggacagaggcccCGGCGGCTGTTTTCAGGAACTGCCTtgaagaggagagcagagagcgGGGAGGCCAGGCGGCTGCGGGCTGCAGGCTCCTAC gtGAGCCCCAAGCTGGCAGGATGGCGGGGCTGGGAACCCGGAACCTGATCAGAGCTGCCCTGGTCATCCTACTACTCCCCGGAA GCCTGGAGGAGTGCGGCCGCATCAAGGTCTCAGCCCCCATCGTCCGCCTGGGGGATCCCATCACGGCCTCCTGCATCATCAACCAGAACTGCAGCCACCTGGGCCCAGAGGCACAGATTCTGTGGAAACTGGGAGCAGAGCTTCAACCTGGGGGCAGGCAGCAGCGTCTGGCGGATGGGACCCAGGAATCTACCATCACCTTGCCCCACCTCAACCACTCTCAGGcccttctctcctgctgcctgCGCTGGGGCAACAGCCTGCAGATCCTGGACCAGGCGGAGCTGCAGGCGGGCT ACCCTCCCGCCACGCCCCACAACCTGTCTTGTGCCATGAACCTCACAACCAGCAGCCTCATCTGCCAGTGGGAGCCAGGACCCGACACCCACCTGCCCACCAACTTCACTCTTAAGAGTTTCAA GAGCCGGCGTGGATGCCAGACCCAAGAGGACCCCATCACCAACTGCGTGCCTGAGAGCGGGCAGAGCCGCTGCTCCATCCCACGCAAACACCTGCAGCTGTACCAGAACATGAGCATCTGGGTGCAGGTGGAGAATGCGCTGGGAACAAGCGTGTCCCCACAGCTGTGCCTGGTTCCCATGGATGTTG TGAAACTGGAGCCCCCCACACTGTGGGCCCTGGACCCCAAGACTGAGGTGGTTCCACTCCAGCCAGGCTGCCTGCGGTTGCGCTGGGAGCCATGGAAGCCAGGCCTGTACATAGAACAGAAGTGTGAGCTGCGCCATCAGCCACAGCTTGGAGAAACCAGCTGGGCCCTG GTAggccccctgccctccaggacccTCCAGCATGAGCTCTGCGGGCTCCTCCCATCCACAGCCTACGCCCTGCAGATGCGCTGCACCCGCTGGCCCCTGCCTGGCCTCTGGAGCAACTGGAGCCCCAGCCTGGAGCTGACCACCGCACAACGGG CCCCCATCGTCAGACTGGACACATGGTGGCGGCAGAGGCAGCTGGACCCCAGGACGGTGGATGTGCAGCTGTTCTGGAAG CCAACACCCCTGGAGGAGGACAGCGGGCAGATCCAGGGGTACCTGGTCTCCTGGAGAccctcaggccaggctgaggcagtcCCACCCCTCTGCAACACCACGGAGCTAAACTGCACCTTCCACTTGCCTTCAGAAGCCCGGGAGGTGGTCCTTAAGGCCTATAACACAGCTGGGACCTCTCGTCCCACCCCAGTGGTCTTCTTGGAAAGCAGAG GCCCACCTCTGGGCAGACTCCATACCATGGCCCGAGACCCTCACAGCCTCTGGGTGGGCTGGGAGCCCCCCAACCCTCAGCCTCGGGGCTATGTGATCGAGTGGGGCCTGGGTCCCCCCAGCCCCAGCGGCAGCCATCAGACCTGGAGGATGGAACATAACGGAAGCATCGCAGGGACCCTGCTGCAGG AGAACATCAGGCCCTTTCAGCTCTATGCGATCACTGTGACCCCCCTGTACCAGGACACCAAGGGACCCTCCCAGCTCATCTATGCCTACTCCCAGGAGACAG CAGCCCCCTCCCGTGCCCCAGAGCTGCATCTAAAGCACATTGGCAAGACGTGGGCCAAGTTGGAGTGGGTGCCCGAGGCCCCTGAGCTGGGGAAGAGCCCCCTTACCCACTACACCATCTTCTGGACCAATGCTCAGGACCAGTCCTTCT CCACTGTTCTGAATGCCTCCTCCCATGATTTTGTCCTCCATGGCCTGGAACCTGCCAGCCTGTACCACGTCCACCTCATGGCTGCCAGCCGGGCAGGGGCCACTAACAGCACAAGCCTCACCCTGATGACCTTGGCCTTAG AGGAGTCTGAGCTGCACACCCTCCTGGGTCTGTTTGGGCTCCTGCTCTTGTTCATCTGCCTCTGTGGGGCTGTCCGGCTCTGCTGCAGACCCAG CAGGAAGAATGCCCTCTGGCCAAGTGTCCCAGACCCAGcccacagcagcctgggctcCTGGGTGCCTACCATCATGGCGGAG GAGACCTTCCAGCTGCCCAGCCTTTGTGATGCCAGCATGCCACCCATCACCAAGATCACagtgctggaggaggaagagaagaagccagggccctgggagtcCAGTGACAGCTCAGGGACCTGTGGCCTCCCCACCCTGGTCCAGGCCTACGTGCTCCAGGGGGACCCAAGAGCCGCTTCCACCCCGCCCGAGCCCCAGTCTGGCACCAGTAACCAAGTCCTCTACGGGCAGGTGCTGGGCAGCCCCACAAGCCCGGGGCCAGGGCACTACCTCCGCTGCgactccacccagcccctcttGGGgggcctcacccccagccccaagTGCTATGAGAACCTCTGGTTCCAGACCAGCCCCCTAGGGACCTCAGAACCCCTAGTCCCAAACCAGGAGGACGACTGTGTCTTTGGGCCACTGCTTGACTTCCCCCTCTTGCAGGGTCTCCGGATCAACggggtggaggggctggggggcttCTAG
- the CSF3R gene encoding granulocyte colony-stimulating factor receptor isoform X5: MDTLLVEAPAAVFRNCLEEESRERGGQAAAGCRLLREPQAGRMAGLGTRNLIRAALVILLLPGSLEECGRIKVSAPIVRLGDPITASCIINQNCSHLGPEAQILWKLGAELQPGGRQQRLADGTQESTITLPHLNHSQALLSCCLRWGNSLQILDQAELQAGYPPATPHNLSCAMNLTTSSLICQWEPGPDTHLPTNFTLKSFKSRRGCQTQEDPITNCVPESGQSRCSIPRKHLQLYQNMSIWVQVENALGTSVSPQLCLVPMDVVKLEPPTLWALDPKTEVVPLQPGCLRLRWEPWKPGLYIEQKCELRHQPQLGETSWALVGPLPSRTLQHELCGLLPSTAYALQMRCTRWPLPGLWSNWSPSLELTTAQRAPIVRLDTWWRQRQLDPRTVDVQLFWKPTPLEEDSGQIQGYLVSWRPSGQAEAVPPLCNTTELNCTFHLPSEAREVVLKAYNTAGTSRPTPVVFLESRGPPLGRLHTMARDPHSLWVGWEPPNPQPRGYVIEWGLGPPSPSGSHQTWRMEHNGSIAGTLLQENIRPFQLYAITVTPLYQDTKGPSQLIYAYSQETAAPSRAPELHLKHIGKTWAKLEWVPEAPELGKSPLTHYTIFWTNAQDQSFSTVLNASSHDFVLHGLEPASLYHVHLMAASRAGATNSTSLTLMTLALEESELHTLLGLFGLLLLFICLCGAVRLCCRPSRKNALWPSVPDPAHSSLGSWVPTIMAEETFQLPSLCDASMPPITKITVLEEEEKKPGPWESSDSSGTCGLPTLVQAYVLQGDPRAASTPPEPQSGTSNQVLYGQVLGSPTSPGPGHYLRCDSTQPLLGGLTPSPKCYENLWFQTSPLGTSEPLVPNQEDDCVFGPLLDFPLLQGLRINGVEGLGGF, translated from the exons ATGGACACTCTGCTAGTCG aggcccCGGCGGCTGTTTTCAGGAACTGCCTtgaagaggagagcagagagcgGGGAGGCCAGGCGGCTGCGGGCTGCAGGCTCCTAC gtGAGCCCCAAGCTGGCAGGATGGCGGGGCTGGGAACCCGGAACCTGATCAGAGCTGCCCTGGTCATCCTACTACTCCCCGGAA GCCTGGAGGAGTGCGGCCGCATCAAGGTCTCAGCCCCCATCGTCCGCCTGGGGGATCCCATCACGGCCTCCTGCATCATCAACCAGAACTGCAGCCACCTGGGCCCAGAGGCACAGATTCTGTGGAAACTGGGAGCAGAGCTTCAACCTGGGGGCAGGCAGCAGCGTCTGGCGGATGGGACCCAGGAATCTACCATCACCTTGCCCCACCTCAACCACTCTCAGGcccttctctcctgctgcctgCGCTGGGGCAACAGCCTGCAGATCCTGGACCAGGCGGAGCTGCAGGCGGGCT ACCCTCCCGCCACGCCCCACAACCTGTCTTGTGCCATGAACCTCACAACCAGCAGCCTCATCTGCCAGTGGGAGCCAGGACCCGACACCCACCTGCCCACCAACTTCACTCTTAAGAGTTTCAA GAGCCGGCGTGGATGCCAGACCCAAGAGGACCCCATCACCAACTGCGTGCCTGAGAGCGGGCAGAGCCGCTGCTCCATCCCACGCAAACACCTGCAGCTGTACCAGAACATGAGCATCTGGGTGCAGGTGGAGAATGCGCTGGGAACAAGCGTGTCCCCACAGCTGTGCCTGGTTCCCATGGATGTTG TGAAACTGGAGCCCCCCACACTGTGGGCCCTGGACCCCAAGACTGAGGTGGTTCCACTCCAGCCAGGCTGCCTGCGGTTGCGCTGGGAGCCATGGAAGCCAGGCCTGTACATAGAACAGAAGTGTGAGCTGCGCCATCAGCCACAGCTTGGAGAAACCAGCTGGGCCCTG GTAggccccctgccctccaggacccTCCAGCATGAGCTCTGCGGGCTCCTCCCATCCACAGCCTACGCCCTGCAGATGCGCTGCACCCGCTGGCCCCTGCCTGGCCTCTGGAGCAACTGGAGCCCCAGCCTGGAGCTGACCACCGCACAACGGG CCCCCATCGTCAGACTGGACACATGGTGGCGGCAGAGGCAGCTGGACCCCAGGACGGTGGATGTGCAGCTGTTCTGGAAG CCAACACCCCTGGAGGAGGACAGCGGGCAGATCCAGGGGTACCTGGTCTCCTGGAGAccctcaggccaggctgaggcagtcCCACCCCTCTGCAACACCACGGAGCTAAACTGCACCTTCCACTTGCCTTCAGAAGCCCGGGAGGTGGTCCTTAAGGCCTATAACACAGCTGGGACCTCTCGTCCCACCCCAGTGGTCTTCTTGGAAAGCAGAG GCCCACCTCTGGGCAGACTCCATACCATGGCCCGAGACCCTCACAGCCTCTGGGTGGGCTGGGAGCCCCCCAACCCTCAGCCTCGGGGCTATGTGATCGAGTGGGGCCTGGGTCCCCCCAGCCCCAGCGGCAGCCATCAGACCTGGAGGATGGAACATAACGGAAGCATCGCAGGGACCCTGCTGCAGG AGAACATCAGGCCCTTTCAGCTCTATGCGATCACTGTGACCCCCCTGTACCAGGACACCAAGGGACCCTCCCAGCTCATCTATGCCTACTCCCAGGAGACAG CAGCCCCCTCCCGTGCCCCAGAGCTGCATCTAAAGCACATTGGCAAGACGTGGGCCAAGTTGGAGTGGGTGCCCGAGGCCCCTGAGCTGGGGAAGAGCCCCCTTACCCACTACACCATCTTCTGGACCAATGCTCAGGACCAGTCCTTCT CCACTGTTCTGAATGCCTCCTCCCATGATTTTGTCCTCCATGGCCTGGAACCTGCCAGCCTGTACCACGTCCACCTCATGGCTGCCAGCCGGGCAGGGGCCACTAACAGCACAAGCCTCACCCTGATGACCTTGGCCTTAG AGGAGTCTGAGCTGCACACCCTCCTGGGTCTGTTTGGGCTCCTGCTCTTGTTCATCTGCCTCTGTGGGGCTGTCCGGCTCTGCTGCAGACCCAG CAGGAAGAATGCCCTCTGGCCAAGTGTCCCAGACCCAGcccacagcagcctgggctcCTGGGTGCCTACCATCATGGCGGAG GAGACCTTCCAGCTGCCCAGCCTTTGTGATGCCAGCATGCCACCCATCACCAAGATCACagtgctggaggaggaagagaagaagccagggccctgggagtcCAGTGACAGCTCAGGGACCTGTGGCCTCCCCACCCTGGTCCAGGCCTACGTGCTCCAGGGGGACCCAAGAGCCGCTTCCACCCCGCCCGAGCCCCAGTCTGGCACCAGTAACCAAGTCCTCTACGGGCAGGTGCTGGGCAGCCCCACAAGCCCGGGGCCAGGGCACTACCTCCGCTGCgactccacccagcccctcttGGGgggcctcacccccagccccaagTGCTATGAGAACCTCTGGTTCCAGACCAGCCCCCTAGGGACCTCAGAACCCCTAGTCCCAAACCAGGAGGACGACTGTGTCTTTGGGCCACTGCTTGACTTCCCCCTCTTGCAGGGTCTCCGGATCAACggggtggaggggctggggggcttCTAG